CGTTGCGCGTGTTGCTCGACTTCGGTCAACGAGCGGGCAAGCTTGACGCCGCCGCCTTTGCCGCGGCCGCCGGCATGAATTTGCGCTTTGACGATCCAGAGGGCGCCGCCCAGTTTTTTCGCAGCAGCGACCGCTTCATCCACGCTGAAACACGCGATGCCGCGCTGTGTCGCAACGCCGTATCGTTCGAGGATTTCCTTGGCCTGGTATTCGTGAATTTTCACTGCGCGTGGATTTTATTCGGCGGACGGGGATAGCGCGTTTGGCATGGACGGCAGCAGCAATTATAGCGGGAAGCCGTCGAATCGGGAATTTGCCGGTCTGGCCATGGTCTGATCGCCATCA
The window above is part of the Burkholderiales bacterium genome. Proteins encoded here:
- the sucC gene encoding succinate--CoA ligase subunit beta (catalyzes the interconversion of succinyl-CoA and succinate), whose translation is MKIHEYQAKEILERYGVATQRGIACFSVDEAVAAAKKLGGALWIVKAQIHAGGRGKGGGVKLARSLTEVEQHAQR